The following DNA comes from Streptomyces sp. Ag109_O5-10.
CGAGCCGTCCTTGATCTTGATGGTGGCCTCGCCGAAGTCCGCGTTCATCAGCTTGTCGCGGTAGCCCGCCGGATAGCCGTCCCAGCCCACCAGACGCGGGAAGAACCAGCCGCCGGTCACGTTCTCCGGCGGGTCGTCGTTGGAGTTGGCGAACCGGAAGTCGTGGGTGGACAGGCCGTCCTTGTGGTAGACGATCTTCGGGTGCGTGCCGTCGAACCGGATCGCCGAGGCCGGCTGCACCAGGTAGCTGCTGTGCTGGGAGACCGAGACGTACTGCACCTGGTTGTTCTGGATCCACACGATGACGTGTTCCCAGTCGTGCCGGTGCCCGATGGCCAGCGGCCCGTACGTCGCCTGGTCCTTCTCGAAGTAGCTGGCGTACATCACCGCGCACCAGCCGTTGTTGCACTTCTCGCGCGAGTACGTGTTGGCGTTGGCGAGTTGCGCGTAGTCGTGGCAGTGGCCGTTGACGTCGCCGCCGAGCGAGAGACCCGGGTTGATGGTGCCGTCGGCGCCGATGGCCGCGGTGGCGTAGCAGCCGTCGCCGTCGTAGTCGTAGGCCGGGGAGAACGTCTGCTCCAGACCGTCGGCGTTCTGCGGCAGCAGCGTCAGAACGTCGGCGTGCGCGGTGGCCGGCACGGCGACGACCAGCGCGAGCGCGCCGAGAGCGGCGGCGAGGGCCTTGCGGAGCGGCCGTCTGCGGGTGGGGGATTGCAGTTCGGTCATGGGGACTCCCTGTCGGTGAAAGGCGAAGCGGAGTCTCGCAGTCAGCCCCTGCCGACGACCACCCTTACGACTTAACTTTGACCGAAAGGCAATTGAACAGCGCGCCCAACTCGGCTGCTGTCAAACGCTGTTGACCTGCTGTGAGTCCCCCGGATGCGGTTGGCGCAGGGCGTACCCCCGAGGCCAGGCTGCTCGTCGGTGCGTCCCCTCACCGCCCCGAGAGGCAACCCCCGTGAGCGACACGGACAGCACGCTGCCCACACCGGCCGAGGCCAGGACCGCGGCCGGCACGGCGGTGTCCACGGAGTCCGGACCCGGCTTCCTGGCCAACTGGGCCACCCTGCCCGGAGGCACGGTCCGCGGAGTTCCGAGGCCCGCTAGGACCGTGCGGAGCCGTGGCCGAGGACGCCGTGGTGGTGAGGGTGGTGCACGGCCGAGGTGCGGTGCAGGGCGATCAGGGCCGCGTCGTCGCCGAGGTGGCCGCCCGCGTGCGCCAGCAGGTCGCGCCGGATGCGGAACATCAGCGCCTCCGGTGAGGCGTCCGTCCACTGGGCGACCCGTTCGGCGAGCGGGTAGAAGCGGCCCTGCGCGTCCCGGGCCTCCACGACACCGTCGGTGTAGAGCAGCAGGGTGTCACCGGGCTCGAACGAGAACACGTCCAGGGTGCGCTCAATGCCGCCCGCACCGTGCACACCGAGCGGCGGCGACGGGTGCAGGCTCGGCACCGTGACCGCGTGCCCCGGGCTCAGCAGCAGGGGCGGGGGATGACCGGAGCTGGTCATCCGGGTCACCAGGTCCTCGTCGGGGATCTCGACCAGCAGCGCGGTGGCGAACCGCTCGGCCGCCTCCTCCCGGGGCTCCAGATCCTCCGCGTACCGCTGCACGCTCTGCTCCAGGGCGGTGGCGAGGTCCGGCAGGGTGATGTGCCGGTGGGCGGACTCCCGGAACGCACCCAGCAGCAGCGCCGCCTCGCCGATCGCGGACAGGCCCTTGCCCCGGACGTCGCCGATGAGAACCCGGACCTCGCCGTCGCAGCGGGTGGCCGCGTACAGGTCGCCGCCGATCTGCGCCTCGTCCTCGGCGGCCAGGTAGAGCGAGGCGATCCGCAGCGGGCCGATGTGCTCGGGCAGCGGCCACATCAGGACGTGCTGCGCGGCCTCGGCGACCGTGCGCACCTGGGCCAGCTGGGCACGGCGCCGATCGCGGACCGCGCTGTAGACCACCACGATCACCGAGAGCAGCACCAGGGTGACGATCTGCACGATGTGGTTGGCGGTGGTCAGCCCGCCGTGGAGCACGGCGATCAGCAGCTGGGCGACCACCGCGAGCGCCCCGACCAGCGCGGTGGACCGGGGGCCCGCGAAGGACGGGGTGAGCGCCGGGGCGATGACCAGGGCCGGCCCCAGATGGATGTCCTCGGGCGCGCGCAGGTCCGCCACCGTGATCACCACGATGAGCAGCACCGGGAGCAGCAGCAGCGCGTGCGACGACTGCCACGACCGCCGCAGCCCCGACACGCACCCCTGCAGCTTCCCCATGGCACCAGCGTGCGCCACCACCGGGGTACCGGCCACCGAGAGCCGGGCGGCGCCCCGGAGACTTCCGGCTCTCCGGGCGCGCCTCCGGAAGTGCCGCGACATGCCGTCCGCCGGCTGCGCCGTCGTCGTGGCTGGTCGCGCAGTTCCCCGCGCCCCTTTGGGGCGCTACTTCGGGGGTGCTGTTCAGAGGTTCACGGACCGCATCCCGGCCTCGTCGTAGCGGTCGCCCGCCGCCCGCGGGACCTCGGCCTCGATCCGGGCCAGGTCCTCCTTGGTCAGCTCGACGTCGACCGCGCCCGCGTTCTGCTCCAGGTAGGCGACGCGCTTGGTGCCCGGGATCGGGACGATGTCGTCGCCCTGGGCCAGCACCCAGGCGAGGGCCAGCTGGGCCGGGGTCACGTCCTTCTCGGCGGCGATCTCCTTCACCTTGGCGGCCAGCCGCAGGTTCGCCTCCAGGTTGTCGCCGGTGAAGCGGGGGCCGGTGCGGCGCCAGTCGTTCGCGTCGAGGTCCTCGGGGGAGGAGAAGCGGCCGGCGAGGAAGCCGCGGCCCAGCGGCGAGTACGGAACGAAGCCGATGCCCAGCTCCCGGCAGGTGGGGAGCACCTCGTCCTCCGGGTCCCGGCTCCACAGCGAGTACTCGGTCTGTACGGCCGCGACCGGGTGCACGGCGTTGGCCCGCCGGATCGTGTCGGCGCTCGCCTCGCTCAGCCCGATGTGCCGCACCTTGCCCTCGGCGACCAGCTCGGCCAGCGCGCCCACGGTCTCCTCGATCGGCACGTTCGGGTCGACGCGGTGCTGGTAGTACAGGTCGATGTAGTCGGTGCCGAGCCGGTCCAGCGAGCCGTGGACCGAGCTGCGGACGTGCTCGGCCGAGCCGTCCTGCGGGCCGATGCTGCTCATGTCGCCGGGGACGGCGTGGTCCATCCGGTAGTTGAACTTCGTGGCGATCACGTACTCGTCCCGGTGCCCCCGGACCGCCTCGCCGACCAGCGATTCGTTGGTGAGCGGTCCGTAGAGCTGCGCGGTGTCGAGGAAGGTGATCCCGAGTTCCCGCGCGCGGCGGATGGTCCGCACGCCTTCGTCCTCGTCGGCGGTGCCGTAGAAGGCGGACATCCCCATGCACCCGAGGCCGATGCTGCTCACCTGAAGATCCCGCAGATTCCGCTGTCGCATGTGACTCCCAGCCTTTCCCGCTGTCGCGTTCTCCCTCTGGACGCTACGACTTCAAGAGCACTCGAAGTCAAACGGGCGACCGCCGATCCGGTACACCTGGACCCGGAGCCCGTACCCTGTCCCCGTCGCCGGGACCGCCGCGGAGGCCGCATGCCGCTGCGCCGGCTCGAATACCTCGTGGCGCTCGCCCGCGAGCGGCACTTCGCCCGGGCGGCCGCCGCCTGCCATGTCTCGCAGCCTTCCCTGTCCGCCGCGATACGGCGACTCGAACACGAACGCGACGTGCCGATCGTGCGCCGGGGCCGCCGCTACGAGGACCTGACCCCCGAGGGCGAGGTCGTGCTGGCGTGGGCGCACCGCATCCTCGCCGAGGGCGACGCGCTCGGCGAGGAACCGCTGAGCAAGCGCCCCGAAAGGGGCGCCGGGGGTACCCCCGGCCGAAGGCTGCGGGAGGAACTGCGCGACCGGCCACGACGGCGCCGCGGCCGGCCGACGGCGTACTCAAGGAGTCAGCCGGACCGGCAGTTCGAAGAGGTCGTTCTGGGTGACCACCGGCTT
Coding sequences within:
- a CDS encoding NPP1 family protein, coding for MTELQSPTRRRPLRKALAAALGALALVVAVPATAHADVLTLLPQNADGLEQTFSPAYDYDGDGCYATAAIGADGTINPGLSLGGDVNGHCHDYAQLANANTYSREKCNNGWCAVMYASYFEKDQATYGPLAIGHRHDWEHVIVWIQNNQVQYVSVSQHSSYLVQPASAIRFDGTHPKIVYHKDGLSTHDFRFANSNDDPPENVTGGWFFPRLVGWDGYPAGYRDKLMNADFGEATIKIKDGSFNANLGYSMPSGISFDPNA
- a CDS encoding PP2C family protein-serine/threonine phosphatase, which gives rise to MGKLQGCVSGLRRSWQSSHALLLLPVLLIVVITVADLRAPEDIHLGPALVIAPALTPSFAGPRSTALVGALAVVAQLLIAVLHGGLTTANHIVQIVTLVLLSVIVVVYSAVRDRRRAQLAQVRTVAEAAQHVLMWPLPEHIGPLRIASLYLAAEDEAQIGGDLYAATRCDGEVRVLIGDVRGKGLSAIGEAALLLGAFRESAHRHITLPDLATALEQSVQRYAEDLEPREEAAERFATALLVEIPDEDLVTRMTSSGHPPPLLLSPGHAVTVPSLHPSPPLGVHGAGGIERTLDVFSFEPGDTLLLYTDGVVEARDAQGRFYPLAERVAQWTDASPEALMFRIRRDLLAHAGGHLGDDAALIALHRTSAVHHPHHHGVLGHGSARS
- a CDS encoding aldo/keto reductase, which codes for MRQRNLRDLQVSSIGLGCMGMSAFYGTADEDEGVRTIRRARELGITFLDTAQLYGPLTNESLVGEAVRGHRDEYVIATKFNYRMDHAVPGDMSSIGPQDGSAEHVRSSVHGSLDRLGTDYIDLYYQHRVDPNVPIEETVGALAELVAEGKVRHIGLSEASADTIRRANAVHPVAAVQTEYSLWSRDPEDEVLPTCRELGIGFVPYSPLGRGFLAGRFSSPEDLDANDWRRTGPRFTGDNLEANLRLAAKVKEIAAEKDVTPAQLALAWVLAQGDDIVPIPGTKRVAYLEQNAGAVDVELTKEDLARIEAEVPRAAGDRYDEAGMRSVNL